The Candidatus Kryptonium sp. genome contains a region encoding:
- a CDS encoding S41 family peptidase, which translates to MKRKIFFFGFGLLAIALIVQFEFYQVRKDDIFFKIDKSIDIFGKIYREVILNYVDEVDPEKFMRAGIKGMLSELDPYTVFIDEKHREDVDALTTGKYGGIGITVSKFDDQIVVVKVSKGHPADKAGIKVGDVIVEIDSINLKNKPLEEVRTYLVGKPGTPIKLKVLREGVKGPLVFEMTRTDIEVKSVVYSDFVEDGIAYIKLDRFSRNAGEELRRAIKNLQAKGEIKGLILDLRDNPGGLLDAAVDVVEKFVPEGSLIVSTRGRKPDALRNYYSTEKPMLPDVPLCVIVNSSSASASEIVAGAVQDLDRGVIIGTRTFGKGLVQTISYLSYNTFLKITTAKYYTPSGRSIQEIDYFHKPGGVFVSKPDSEQKIFKTKNGRIVYAQGGIMPDTVVPELRRSDFVEALVQKRLFFKFANYFSAEHETLPENFEVNEQILERFKKFIEQNNFTFRDSFEINLEKAVEYAKRQRYKNGYLEAIETALTKMKRNRIDFFNLYRDEIARELMREILSRYKYEDELIAWALPNDVQVRTAISILKEKKTYNSILSLK; encoded by the coding sequence ATGAAACGCAAAATTTTCTTTTTCGGCTTTGGGCTTTTAGCCATTGCTCTGATTGTGCAATTTGAATTCTATCAAGTCAGGAAGGATGATATATTTTTCAAGATAGATAAAAGCATTGACATCTTTGGAAAGATTTATAGAGAAGTGATCCTAAACTATGTTGACGAAGTTGATCCCGAAAAATTTATGAGGGCGGGTATAAAGGGAATGTTAAGTGAACTTGATCCATACACTGTTTTCATAGACGAGAAACACAGAGAAGATGTTGATGCCCTAACGACAGGAAAATATGGAGGTATCGGAATAACAGTATCAAAGTTTGACGATCAGATTGTCGTTGTTAAAGTTTCAAAGGGTCATCCTGCCGATAAAGCTGGGATAAAAGTTGGTGATGTTATTGTTGAAATTGATAGCATAAATCTGAAAAACAAGCCTCTTGAGGAGGTTAGAACATACTTAGTTGGCAAACCTGGGACGCCGATAAAACTTAAGGTTTTAAGAGAAGGAGTTAAAGGTCCGCTCGTTTTTGAGATGACAAGAACTGATATTGAAGTTAAAAGCGTTGTATATTCTGATTTCGTTGAAGATGGAATCGCATATATAAAACTTGATCGTTTTTCAAGAAATGCAGGTGAAGAGTTAAGACGAGCAATAAAGAATTTGCAAGCGAAAGGTGAAATAAAAGGTTTGATATTGGACCTCCGCGATAATCCTGGGGGACTGCTTGACGCTGCGGTTGATGTAGTTGAAAAGTTTGTGCCAGAGGGGAGTTTAATCGTCTCAACTCGTGGGCGAAAACCAGATGCTTTGAGGAATTATTATTCTACTGAAAAACCAATGCTTCCAGATGTTCCGCTGTGTGTTATCGTAAATAGCTCAAGCGCAAGCGCAAGCGAAATAGTTGCTGGGGCCGTCCAAGATTTGGATCGTGGGGTAATTATCGGCACAAGGACATTTGGAAAAGGTCTCGTTCAAACGATTAGTTATCTCTCTTATAATACTTTTCTCAAGATAACAACTGCGAAGTATTACACTCCAAGCGGTCGCAGTATTCAAGAGATTGATTATTTTCACAAGCCTGGGGGCGTTTTCGTTTCAAAACCAGATTCGGAGCAAAAAATTTTCAAAACCAAAAACGGTCGGATTGTTTACGCTCAGGGTGGAATAATGCCCGATACAGTTGTCCCTGAGTTGAGACGAAGCGATTTCGTTGAAGCGCTCGTTCAAAAAAGATTATTTTTCAAGTTTGCAAATTATTTCTCCGCTGAACATGAGACATTGCCAGAAAATTTTGAAGTAAACGAGCAAATTCTTGAAAGATTTAAAAAATTCATTGAGCAAAATAACTTTACATTCAGAGATAGCTTTGAGATAAATCTTGAGAAAGCGGTTGAATACGCAAAAAGGCAAAGATATAAAAATGGCTATCTTGAAGCGATTGAGACAGCATTAACCAAAATGAAAAGAAACAGAATTGATTTCTTTAATCTTTATCGCGATGAAATCGCAAGAGAACTTATGCGTGAGATACTTTCAAGGTATAAGTATGAAGACGAGCTCATAGCGTGGGCTCTCCCAAACGATGTTCAAGTTAGAACAGCAATTTCAATTTTAAAAGAGAAAAAAACTTATAATTCTATTTTGAGCTTGAAATGA
- a CDS encoding sulfite exporter TauE/SafE family protein, with amino-acid sequence MILWKVLLLFISGLFAGFLAGFFGIGGGVILVLILMYYYSGTGISPDLIPKIAVATSLFTIIFTSISSTVKQYENKNIEWNLTFTMGFASVVSALVGSKIATIVSGDFIRTFIIAVIILAGIRMLIDRNSGVDVDDLTNYKSNVSAISSIFWGLITGIISIFAGVGGGILLVPVMNSIMKIPIKRAIGTSSSIIVLTSIFGTLGYVINGFGKPELENLGTLGFVDYTAGIPILIGSILTSRLGAQASYKTRSKLLKKLFAALLITVAILTFFK; translated from the coding sequence ATGATCTTATGGAAAGTCTTATTGCTTTTCATATCTGGTCTTTTCGCTGGTTTCCTTGCTGGCTTTTTCGGGATTGGTGGTGGCGTGATCCTTGTCTTAATTTTGATGTATTATTATTCTGGGACGGGGATTTCACCAGATCTAATTCCTAAAATTGCAGTTGCAACAAGTTTGTTCACGATAATTTTCACATCAATTTCAAGTACAGTAAAACAATATGAGAATAAAAACATTGAATGGAATCTGACATTTACAATGGGATTTGCTTCTGTCGTCTCCGCTTTGGTTGGGAGTAAAATTGCTACCATCGTTTCAGGAGATTTTATTAGAACTTTCATCATTGCAGTTATAATTTTAGCTGGGATCAGAATGCTTATTGATAGAAACTCGGGGGTTGATGTTGACGATTTGACAAATTACAAAAGCAATGTAAGTGCGATTTCATCTATTTTTTGGGGTTTGATTACTGGTATAATTTCCATATTCGCAGGTGTTGGAGGTGGGATCTTGCTCGTCCCAGTGATGAATAGTATTATGAAAATTCCTATAAAAAGAGCAATTGGGACATCAAGCTCAATTATAGTTTTAACCTCAATCTTCGGGACGCTTGGTTATGTGATCAATGGCTTCGGTAAACCTGAACTTGAAAATCTTGGAACACTTGGCTTTGTTGACTACACAGCAGGAATTCCAATCTTGATTGGTTCAATTTTAACAAGTCGCCTTGGAGCTCAAGCATCTTATAAAACGAGATCAAAACTTCTTAAAAAACTTTTCGCAGCCCTTTTAATCACGGTTGCAATTTTAACATTTTTCAAATAA